One Leptolyngbyaceae cyanobacterium genomic window carries:
- a CDS encoding DUF2993 domain-containing protein gives MTPTESGLGEQALSKAAEIGLASQLDEVEKIEVDIRTNPLQMMQGELESVDIKGKGMVMQGDLRTEELDMHIDQIAIDPLKAAFGNIELKRPSDADAHVVLTEKDIDRAFNSEFLREKLQNLKVNFNGEPQTVDTQKIEFRLPGDGRVSLNAAIRIQETGETKQTAFTAVPRRREGGNLVSLEEVEYAQEEVLSPELTEALLQKSSELLDLRNFELEGISLRLKGLDVQKGKLILEAQAHVEKFPS, from the coding sequence ATGACACCAACTGAATCAGGACTAGGGGAACAAGCGCTCAGTAAAGCAGCCGAAATTGGATTAGCAAGTCAGTTAGATGAAGTAGAAAAAATCGAAGTAGATATTCGGACTAATCCGCTGCAAATGATGCAGGGAGAGTTGGAGTCAGTTGATATCAAGGGCAAAGGAATGGTAATGCAAGGTGACTTGCGTACAGAGGAATTGGATATGCACATCGATCAAATTGCGATCGATCCTCTCAAAGCTGCCTTTGGCAACATCGAATTGAAACGTCCCAGCGATGCCGATGCTCATGTTGTTCTCACTGAAAAAGATATCGATCGCGCTTTTAATTCAGAGTTTCTCCGTGAAAAACTGCAAAATTTAAAAGTGAACTTCAACGGGGAACCTCAGACAGTTGACACGCAAAAAATTGAATTTCGTTTACCTGGTGATGGCAGAGTTAGTTTAAATGCGGCTATTCGCATTCAAGAAACAGGAGAAACCAAGCAGACAGCATTTACTGCCGTACCGCGACGACGAGAAGGGGGAAATCTAGTTTCTCTAGAAGAAGTTGAATATGCTCAAGAGGAGGTATTATCCCCTGAACTGACTGAGGCGTTATTGCAAAAATCTAGCGAATTATTAGATTTACGTAATTTTGAACTAGAGGGAATATCTCTACGCCTGAAAGGTTTGGATGTGCAGAAAGGAAAATTAATCCTAGAGGCGCAGGCTCATGTAGAAAAGTTTCCTTCTTAA
- a CDS encoding DUF2993 domain-containing protein has product MTDNQQPRLEEQVISTAVEMGLSSQLDKVEDIHVDVHTNLIDVVQGHANSVSITAQGMVVKKDIRIKEMEMLTNSIDINPLSAIFGELKLEQPTDALVRVVLTEKDINLALNSNYVRSQIKPFELNVNERTVTFKLREMEVRIADNDRIEISGNTKLEDRNESNLLGFRASIYPAGVSHPILLESFQCAPGQTIPLDITCALINKFQELVSSPYLEFDGTAFKINQLEVKDGELCVYLQLYVKNIPSL; this is encoded by the coding sequence ATGACTGATAACCAACAACCCCGACTGGAAGAACAGGTAATCTCTACCGCAGTAGAAATGGGGTTATCCAGTCAGTTAGATAAAGTTGAAGACATTCACGTAGATGTTCACACCAACTTGATAGATGTGGTGCAAGGACACGCCAATTCAGTTTCCATTACTGCTCAAGGTATGGTAGTAAAAAAAGATATCCGAATCAAAGAAATGGAAATGCTCACGAATAGCATTGATATTAATCCTTTGAGCGCTATTTTTGGCGAACTTAAACTAGAACAACCTACAGATGCGCTCGTTCGTGTTGTACTAACGGAAAAAGATATTAACTTAGCTCTTAACTCAAATTACGTTCGCAGTCAGATCAAACCGTTTGAGTTAAATGTAAATGAGCGAACTGTTACTTTTAAACTGCGAGAAATGGAAGTTCGGATAGCAGATAACGATCGAATTGAAATTAGTGGAAATACTAAGCTAGAAGATAGAAATGAATCTAACTTATTGGGTTTTAGAGCAAGTATTTACCCAGCTGGCGTTTCCCATCCTATATTGCTTGAATCTTTTCAATGTGCTCCCGGACAAACCATTCCGTTAGATATAACTTGTGCCTTGATAAATAAATTTCAAGAACTAGTAAGTTCACCTTATTTAGAATTTGATGGAACGGCGTTTAAAATAAATCAATTAGAAGTAAAAGATGGCGAACTATGCGTTTATTTACAACTGTATGTAAAAAACATACCTTCTTTGTAA
- a CDS encoding class III extradiol ring-cleavage dioxygenase: MQNIMPVIFVGHGATIFTMNSQDPTHVRFQEIGRELKANPPQAILCVSAHFIESKFIVTAAQKPPTIHDHPVQDLYSWKYPAPGHPELALRICNRLNSVGLQSSTDPRRGIDHGAWIPASLMFPEARIPVLQVSLHQSYDLNLHFRLGQALEVLRHEGVLIICSGGVTHNQQEFRRGYFSGADVNVPANWSKEFDDWVSDLLTVKSPQHWKELLNFQYHHLSDISHPTIEHFLPMLVAIGAGDRDNLGAAQAVKLHTGFQHSLSTSAFLFNYLHN, translated from the coding sequence ATGCAAAATATAATGCCCGTGATTTTTGTGGGACATGGAGCAACCATATTTACGATGAACTCTCAAGATCCCACTCACGTTCGCTTTCAAGAAATTGGCAGGGAGTTAAAAGCAAATCCACCACAAGCAATTTTATGCGTATCAGCCCACTTTATTGAGTCTAAATTTATAGTTACTGCTGCACAAAAACCACCTACTATCCACGATCATCCGGTGCAGGATCTTTACTCGTGGAAATATCCCGCGCCTGGTCATCCTGAATTGGCGCTGAGAATTTGCAATCGCCTAAATAGCGTCGGTCTACAAAGCAGTACCGATCCCCGACGAGGTATCGATCACGGTGCTTGGATTCCCGCATCTTTAATGTTTCCAGAAGCACGAATTCCCGTATTGCAAGTTTCCCTACATCAAAGTTACGATTTAAACCTGCATTTCCGATTAGGTCAAGCGCTGGAGGTTTTGCGACATGAAGGCGTTTTGATTATTTGCAGTGGCGGCGTTACCCACAATCAGCAAGAGTTTCGGCGCGGGTATTTTAGCGGTGCGGATGTAAATGTACCAGCTAATTGGAGTAAAGAATTTGATGATTGGGTGAGCGATTTATTAACGGTTAAGTCTCCGCAGCATTGGAAAGAACTCCTAAATTTTCAATATCATCATTTGAGCGATATTTCTCATCCCACGATCGAACATTTTTTGCCAATGCTCGTTGCTATTGGCGCTGGCGATCGCGATAATTTAGGTGCAGCCCAAGCCGTTAAATTACATACGGGTTTTCAACACAGTCTTTCCACATCAGCCTTTTTATTTAATTACCTACATAATTGA
- a CDS encoding Uma2 family endonuclease: MVQYNPLLNLLSDDIELIQSDETPVDNELQNLVPNLLLAILALIWPTRQDWFFGVDMGIFYQKNQPPIVPDGFLSLGVERFIQPNGRLSYKLWRENGVMPILALEVVSENYRDEYEQKKRDYAELGILYYVIYDSGRYHPRKGDAFEVHRLVNGVYQRLPGEPVWMPEISLGIGRAVGTYEGWTREWLYWYDEQGNRFLTSDELLERERQQREELLAKLREKGIDIDRI, from the coding sequence ATGGTACAGTATAATCCCTTGTTAAATCTGTTATCAGATGACATAGAACTAATTCAATCTGACGAAACCCCAGTGGACAACGAACTCCAAAATTTAGTACCCAACTTGTTACTGGCAATTTTAGCTTTAATTTGGCCGACACGCCAAGATTGGTTTTTTGGTGTAGATATGGGAATTTTTTATCAAAAAAATCAACCTCCAATTGTTCCTGATGGCTTTCTTAGTTTAGGAGTAGAGCGTTTTATTCAGCCAAATGGTCGCTTAAGTTATAAGCTTTGGCGAGAAAATGGAGTGATGCCAATTTTAGCTTTGGAAGTAGTTTCGGAAAATTACAGAGATGAATACGAACAAAAGAAAAGAGATTATGCCGAACTGGGTATTTTGTATTATGTAATTTACGATTCCGGTCGCTATCATCCTCGAAAAGGAGATGCTTTTGAAGTACATCGTTTAGTGAATGGCGTTTATCAAAGGTTGCCTGGAGAACCTGTTTGGATGCCTGAAATTAGCTTGGGAATTGGTAGAGCAGTTGGCACTTACGAAGGGTGGACGCGAGAGTGGCTTTATTGGTATGACGAACAGGGAAACAGGTTTTTAACTTCCGATGAACTTCTGGAACGAGAACGACAACAGCGAGAAGAGTTGCTGGCTAAATTAAGGGAAAAAGGGATCGATATCGATCGCATTTAA
- the psbP gene encoding photosystem II reaction center PsbP has protein sequence MFKRIAALILVLFTLTLTGCVSPTAGLKSYVDSNDGYQFLYPNGWIPLNIANGPDVVLHDLIEQSENVSVVISSVPQGKTLSDLGSAGEVGYELSKNAIAPPGSGRKAELVNAEAREAGGKIYYLLEYAIELPTQKRHNIASVTVNRGKLYTFSASTTENRWSKVENQFHRIIDSFSVY, from the coding sequence ATGTTCAAACGAATTGCCGCACTAATTTTAGTTTTGTTTACTTTAACCTTAACGGGTTGCGTTTCTCCCACTGCCGGTTTGAAAAGCTATGTAGATAGCAACGACGGTTATCAGTTCCTCTATCCTAATGGCTGGATTCCCCTCAATATTGCCAATGGCCCAGATGTAGTTTTACACGATCTAATCGAACAATCTGAGAATGTTAGCGTCGTGATTAGTTCAGTTCCCCAAGGAAAAACTCTCAGCGATCTTGGTAGTGCTGGTGAGGTAGGATACGAACTATCAAAAAATGCGATCGCACCTCCGGGATCGGGACGGAAAGCTGAATTAGTCAACGCCGAGGCGCGGGAAGCTGGCGGCAAAATTTACTATCTTTTAGAATACGCGATCGAATTACCCACCCAAAAACGACATAATATAGCCAGCGTTACCGTCAATCGTGGCAAACTTTATACCTTTAGCGCTTCCACTACGGAAAACCGTTGGTCAAAAGTAGAAAATCAATTTCATCGCATCATTGATTCCTTCTCAGTCTATTAA
- a CDS encoding transposase — translation MKVSRQRKDFAVKLARCVMKSHDFVAFEDLKVQNMVKNHRLAKSINDAGWYLFREWLKYFATKFGKVAVPVLPHFTSQECSNCGDKVKKSLSVRTHLCKCGTVLDRDENAAINILMKALKLMGYIANTVGHTEIHAGGEMTLYLNLDSALKQGCSMMQESSRL, via the coding sequence ATGAAAGTCTCTCGCCAACGTAAAGACTTCGCCGTGAAATTGGCAAGGTGCGTAATGAAATCTCACGATTTCGTGGCGTTTGAAGACTTGAAGGTGCAGAACATGGTCAAGAATCATCGCCTAGCCAAATCAATTAATGACGCCGGATGGTATTTGTTTCGGGAATGGTTAAAGTATTTTGCTACTAAGTTTGGCAAAGTAGCTGTTCCTGTTTTACCTCACTTTACCAGCCAAGAATGTTCTAATTGTGGCGATAAAGTGAAAAAGTCCCTGTCAGTACGAACTCACTTGTGTAAGTGTGGAACTGTACTAGACAGGGATGAAAATGCTGCAATTAATATTCTGATGAAAGCGCTGAAATTGATGGGCTATATTGCAAATACCGTGGGACACACGGAAATTCACGCTGGCGGAGAAATGACCCTCTACTTAAACCTGGACTCAGCGCTTAAGCAAGGTTGTTCTATGATGCAAGAATCCTCACGCCTTTAG
- a CDS encoding nucleoside triphosphate pyrophosphatase, translating to MKNDEFQMKKLVLASASPARRRLLENAGFYPVVCPSDFDESQVNLNDPNELVKILAQRKAETIASQFPDALVLGCDSVLAINGEIHGKPADEKEAIARWQKMRSQVGDLYTGHALIDQKQNQTLVRCQITRVYFANVSDRQIEAYVASGEPLKCAGCFALEGIGGLFVEKIEGCHSNVIGLSLPLFRQMLGELGYDIADFWQT from the coding sequence ATGAAAAATGACGAATTTCAAATGAAAAAATTGGTATTAGCTTCTGCTTCCCCAGCGCGTCGTCGTTTGCTGGAAAATGCTGGTTTTTACCCAGTGGTCTGTCCCAGCGACTTTGATGAGTCCCAAGTTAATCTTAACGATCCGAACGAACTGGTGAAGATTTTAGCGCAGCGGAAAGCGGAAACTATCGCATCTCAATTTCCCGATGCGCTAGTGTTAGGATGCGATTCGGTTTTAGCGATAAACGGCGAAATTCACGGTAAACCAGCTGATGAAAAAGAAGCGATCGCGCGTTGGCAAAAAATGCGTTCTCAAGTAGGCGACCTTTACACCGGTCATGCTTTAATTGACCAAAAACAAAATCAAACTTTAGTTAGATGCCAAATCACGCGAGTTTATTTTGCTAACGTAAGCGATCGCCAAATAGAAGCCTACGTTGCTAGCGGCGAACCCCTAAAATGTGCCGGATGCTTTGCTTTAGAAGGTATAGGCGGTTTATTCGTCGAAAAAATAGAAGGTTGTCACTCTAACGTAATCGGTCTTAGCTTACCCCTATTCCGTCAGATGCTAGGAGAATTAGGATACGATATCGCCGACTTTTGGCAAACTTAA
- a CDS encoding DUF1206 domain-containing protein: protein MARQNHTPTQSVERAAKQAAAHPWVERLARFGMAAKGVVYAVVGVLAARVAFGTGGRTTDTQGALVTIINQPFGQILLSLIAIGLVGYVLWRFVQAFFDPENKGSDAGGIAKRGGDSINGLIYGGLALTAIKMLLGSANQSNQNSPQDWTARILAQPFGDWLVGVGGAFVIGYGFYEFYRAYKAKFRQQFKLHEMSEAERNWATRAGRFGYVARGIVFLIIGFFLIQAARLSDPSQARGLGGALETLAQQPYGPWLLGVVAIGLVAYGIFMMVLARYRRVIMS, encoded by the coding sequence ATGGCACGGCAAAATCATACACCTACGCAAAGTGTGGAAAGGGCAGCAAAACAAGCGGCTGCCCATCCTTGGGTGGAAAGACTGGCGAGATTTGGCATGGCAGCTAAAGGGGTAGTTTATGCCGTAGTAGGCGTTTTGGCGGCAAGAGTAGCTTTTGGCACTGGTGGCAGAACTACCGATACCCAAGGCGCTCTCGTCACGATTATTAATCAACCGTTCGGTCAAATTTTGCTTTCTTTAATTGCAATTGGCTTAGTAGGTTATGTCTTGTGGCGTTTCGTGCAAGCATTTTTCGATCCGGAAAATAAAGGTTCTGATGCGGGAGGAATTGCCAAACGCGGGGGCGATTCGATCAATGGATTAATATACGGTGGTTTAGCTCTCACCGCGATTAAAATGCTCTTAGGTTCGGCAAATCAAAGCAATCAAAATTCTCCACAAGATTGGACGGCACGCATTCTTGCTCAACCATTTGGTGATTGGTTAGTAGGAGTTGGGGGAGCGTTTGTCATTGGCTATGGTTTCTATGAATTTTATAGAGCTTATAAAGCCAAATTCCGCCAACAATTCAAGCTGCATGAAATGAGTGAAGCGGAGAGAAATTGGGCAACTCGTGCTGGTAGATTTGGTTATGTGGCGCGAGGAATTGTGTTTTTAATTATCGGCTTTTTCTTAATCCAAGCAGCACGTTTGTCAGATCCCAGTCAAGCAAGAGGACTGGGAGGTGCATTAGAAACGCTAGCACAACAACCTTATGGCCCTTGGTTGTTGGGGGTGGTGGCGATCGGTCTAGTAGCTTATGGCATATTTATGATGGTGCTAGCTCGATATCGGCGGGTGATCATGTCTTAA
- a CDS encoding NAD(P)/FAD-dependent oxidoreductase: protein METYDVVIIGAGHNGLVCAAYLLKAGYSVLLLEKRSVPGGAATTEEALPKEAPGFKFNLCAIDHEFIHLGPVVQELELEKYGLEYLYCDPVVFCPHPDGKYFLGHASVEKTCAEIARYNERDAKKYADFTNYWQRVIGAMIPMFNAPPKSIVDIVGNYDFQKMKDLFSVIGSTNKTLDFIRTMLTSAEDVLNEWFDEEFLKAPLARLASELGAPPSQKTISVGAIMMAMRHNPGMARPRGGTGALVKALVNLVTSEGGKILTDQKVEKVLVDNGKAVGVRVGGGQEYRATKGVISNIDAKRVFLQLMDDTDVDAADPDLRERLERRIVNNNETILKIDLAMDEPLRFVHHEHKDEYLIGSVLIADSVRHVEVAHSDPSVGKIPLEDPSMYVVQPTMLDPSMAPDGKHTVWIEYFAPYNIAGAEGTGLNGTGWTDELKNKVADRVIDKLADYAPNVKTATIARRVESPAELGERLGAYKGNYYHVDMTLDQMVFFRPLPEIANYKTPIEGLFLSGAGTHPGGSISGMPGRNCARVFLHAQQPFAQTLKDAGNSLRSTVNSVFKIS from the coding sequence ATGGAAACTTATGACGTTGTAATCATCGGCGCAGGCCATAATGGGTTGGTTTGCGCTGCTTATTTGCTCAAAGCAGGTTATAGCGTTCTTCTACTCGAAAAACGTTCTGTCCCTGGCGGTGCTGCTACCACTGAGGAAGCTTTACCGAAGGAAGCACCCGGTTTTAAATTTAACCTTTGCGCGATCGATCACGAGTTTATTCATTTAGGCCCAGTGGTGCAGGAGTTAGAACTAGAAAAGTACGGTTTAGAATATCTTTACTGTGACCCAGTTGTATTTTGCCCTCATCCAGATGGGAAATATTTTTTAGGTCACGCTTCAGTAGAAAAAACTTGTGCGGAAATTGCTCGTTATAATGAGCGCGACGCCAAAAAATATGCTGATTTTACCAATTACTGGCAACGGGTAATCGGCGCGATGATTCCCATGTTTAATGCGCCACCCAAATCAATTGTCGATATCGTAGGAAACTACGATTTTCAAAAGATGAAAGATTTGTTTTCCGTAATTGGTTCCACTAATAAAACATTAGATTTCATTCGCACCATGTTAACTAGTGCGGAAGATGTTCTTAATGAGTGGTTTGATGAAGAATTTCTCAAAGCACCTTTAGCAAGATTAGCATCAGAACTGGGTGCGCCTCCTTCCCAAAAAACCATTTCTGTCGGTGCAATTATGATGGCAATGCGTCATAATCCCGGTATGGCAAGACCGCGAGGCGGTACTGGTGCGCTGGTGAAAGCATTAGTTAATTTAGTCACCAGTGAAGGAGGAAAAATTCTCACCGACCAAAAGGTTGAAAAAGTTTTAGTTGATAATGGTAAAGCAGTGGGAGTTAGAGTAGGTGGTGGTCAAGAATACCGAGCTACTAAAGGGGTGATTTCCAATATTGATGCCAAACGGGTATTTTTGCAATTGATGGATGACACAGATGTAGATGCTGCCGATCCTGATCTAAGGGAACGTTTAGAACGTCGGATTGTGAATAATAACGAAACGATTTTGAAGATTGATTTAGCAATGGATGAACCGTTGCGCTTTGTGCATCACGAGCATAAAGATGAGTATTTAATTGGATCGGTATTAATTGCTGACTCGGTAAGGCACGTGGAAGTGGCGCACAGCGATCCATCTGTTGGTAAAATTCCTTTGGAAGACCCTTCCATGTACGTGGTACAACCAACTATGTTAGACCCTTCAATGGCTCCCGATGGCAAGCATACGGTATGGATCGAGTATTTTGCTCCTTATAATATTGCTGGTGCTGAGGGAACTGGTTTAAATGGTACTGGTTGGACGGATGAGTTGAAAAATAAAGTTGCCGATCGCGTAATTGACAAATTAGCAGATTATGCTCCTAATGTGAAGACAGCAACGATCGCGCGTCGGGTGGAAAGTCCGGCGGAATTAGGCGAACGATTGGGAGCTTATAAAGGTAATTATTACCACGTAGATATGACTCTCGACCAAATGGTATTTTTCCGTCCTTTGCCGGAAATTGCTAATTACAAAACACCGATTGAAGGACTTTTCCTTTCAGGTGCGGGAACTCATCCAGGTGGTTCGATTTCCGGAATGCCGGGACGCAATTGCGCTCGCGTTTTCTTGCACGCACAGCAACCGTTTGCTCAAACTTTAAAAGATGCGGGAAATTCTTTGCGATCGACTGTAAATTCGGTGTTTAAAATATCCTAA
- the larB gene encoding nickel pincer cofactor biosynthesis protein LarB encodes MTQPEIVRNLLQSVADGKVSPEAALDKLKYFDFEPVEDFARIDHHRQLRTGFPEVIWGLGKTPDQIAQIIEVMRQRNPVVMATRIEPEVYVQIEEKVPHLYYYPNARICATAPAALQPQYPGIIGILSAGTADLPVAEEAAITAELCGFQVQRLWDVGVAGIHRLLSNRHVIAECNVLIVVAGMEGALPSVVAGLADSPVIAVPTSIGYGASFGGLAPLLTMLNSCAVGVGVVNIDNGFGAAMLAGQILRTAQKLRL; translated from the coding sequence GTGACACAACCTGAAATTGTCCGCAATCTACTGCAATCCGTCGCTGATGGTAAAGTCAGCCCAGAAGCAGCCTTAGACAAACTAAAATACTTCGATTTTGAACCAGTAGAAGATTTTGCTCGCATCGATCACCATCGTCAATTGCGTACTGGATTCCCAGAAGTAATTTGGGGACTCGGCAAAACACCCGATCAAATCGCCCAAATTATCGAAGTGATGCGCCAGCGCAACCCAGTTGTGATGGCAACGCGAATCGAACCAGAAGTTTACGTGCAGATCGAGGAAAAGGTTCCTCACCTTTATTACTATCCAAATGCCCGGATTTGCGCCACCGCACCCGCCGCCCTCCAACCCCAGTACCCCGGTATTATCGGCATCCTTTCTGCTGGTACCGCCGATTTACCCGTAGCTGAAGAAGCTGCCATCACCGCCGAATTATGCGGCTTCCAAGTGCAACGCCTCTGGGATGTGGGTGTCGCTGGTATCCACCGCTTGCTGAGTAACCGTCACGTCATCGCTGAATGCAACGTGCTAATTGTGGTGGCTGGAATGGAAGGCGCTTTACCCAGCGTGGTGGCAGGTTTGGCAGATTCGCCAGTGATTGCCGTTCCCACCAGCATCGGTTACGGCGCGAGTTTTGGCGGCCTCGCCCCGCTCTTGACAATGCTCAATTCTTGTGCTGTAGGAGTAGGGGTCGTCAACATTGATAACGGTTTTGGTGCTGCTATGTTAGCTGGGCAAATTCTCAGAACAGCACAAAAGTTGCGGTTATAG
- a CDS encoding saccharopine dehydrogenase NADP-binding domain-containing protein — MTNKVLILGGSGRIGSSVAADLVAHTQAEITITGRHPAAGSEMAAKLGPKVQFLVLDLAETEKLQNAIASSDLVIHCAGPFHYRDANVLKSCIANGANYLDVSDHRSFTSKALNYQDAAKKAGVTAIVNTGIFPGISNSMVRQDVEEFDEAEKIHLSYVVAGSGGAGLTVMRTTFLGLQSPFESWVDGKWQTVKPYSDREIIQFPPPYGRTGVYWYDMPETFTLPATFPVKTVITKFGSVPDFYNYLTWSVAKWWPPSVLKRSAVIEFLSNVSYKMTNFTDNFSGIGVAIRSEVTGKKDGKLAKYCSTLVHENTALAAGYGTGSIGQLLLDGKFKKPGVWPVEEALPTDLFQQTMESRGVVIQRGWVK; from the coding sequence ATGACAAATAAAGTTTTAATTCTAGGAGGAAGTGGCAGGATCGGTAGCAGTGTAGCAGCCGATCTAGTTGCCCATACACAAGCAGAAATTACGATTACCGGACGACATCCAGCGGCTGGTAGTGAGATGGCGGCTAAATTAGGCCCAAAAGTGCAATTTTTGGTTTTGGATTTAGCGGAGACGGAGAAGTTGCAAAATGCGATCGCATCTTCGGATCTGGTCATTCACTGTGCTGGCCCATTTCACTATCGAGACGCCAATGTTTTGAAAAGTTGCATTGCCAATGGTGCTAATTATCTTGATGTCAGCGACCACCGATCTTTTACTAGTAAAGCATTAAATTATCAAGATGCTGCCAAAAAAGCGGGAGTGACGGCAATTGTCAATACGGGAATTTTTCCCGGCATTTCCAATAGCATGGTACGGCAAGATGTGGAAGAATTTGATGAAGCGGAAAAAATCCATCTCAGCTATGTAGTGGCTGGGTCTGGTGGCGCTGGTTTAACGGTAATGCGAACGACATTTTTAGGCTTGCAAAGTCCGTTTGAATCTTGGGTCGATGGCAAATGGCAGACTGTGAAACCATATAGCGATCGCGAAATCATTCAATTTCCCCCACCCTACGGTCGCACTGGGGTTTACTGGTATGATATGCCGGAAACTTTCACCTTGCCAGCCACTTTTCCGGTGAAAACAGTGATTACTAAATTCGGTTCCGTTCCCGACTTTTACAATTACCTAACTTGGTCGGTAGCTAAATGGTGGCCCCCCAGTGTATTAAAACGATCGGCAGTAATTGAATTCTTATCAAACGTCAGTTACAAAATGACTAATTTTACTGACAATTTCAGCGGTATCGGCGTAGCAATTCGTTCCGAAGTCACCGGAAAAAAAGATGGCAAATTAGCGAAATATTGCTCCACTTTAGTACATGAAAATACTGCTTTAGCAGCGGGTTACGGCACTGGCAGCATCGGTCAATTGTTACTCGATGGTAAATTTAAAAAACCTGGGGTTTGGCCTGTAGAAGAAGCCTTGCCAACCGATCTTTTTCAGCAAACTATGGAAAGTCGAGGAGTTGTAATTCAGAGAGGTTGGGTTAAGTAG
- a CDS encoding cobyrinic acid a,c-diamide synthase produces MNTPKYKNFFWTEENFPQSILEKLPPPARKWAESLPWEERRYVLSLCHLLCASSPEMQADFLDEYTADGLVFRMLQDRDTQNQVQKYLKRFSIETELTEAVLKKYVRQFFIHSSQDLHELPYLYLEAALRLVINPREKNSVFNYILGFELFKMMFQLSWSQQERLSALQKYPANFIKLYIKPIQKAHQKYGVVVPKNPRVFFEKHDYFVQLPNLNEEQATKIVMDTFSTTTVSDFGFAIIRHPQALVFDYEYIFQPEQETIFNQDLGFVSE; encoded by the coding sequence ATGAATACACCTAAATATAAAAATTTTTTTTGGACTGAAGAAAACTTTCCTCAGAGTATTCTAGAGAAATTACCTCCACCTGCTAGAAAATGGGCAGAAAGCTTGCCTTGGGAAGAACGCCGTTATGTTTTATCATTGTGTCATTTGCTGTGTGCATCTTCTCCAGAAATGCAAGCCGATTTTTTAGATGAATATACTGCTGATGGGTTAGTATTCCGAATGCTGCAAGATCGAGACACGCAGAATCAAGTGCAAAAATATTTAAAAAGATTCTCGATCGAAACAGAATTAACTGAAGCAGTATTAAAAAAATATGTCAGACAATTTTTTATCCATTCTTCTCAAGACTTACACGAACTGCCTTACCTTTATTTAGAAGCGGCTTTGCGATTAGTAATCAACCCCAGAGAAAAAAATAGCGTTTTTAACTATATTTTGGGTTTTGAATTGTTTAAAATGATGTTCCAATTGAGTTGGTCTCAACAAGAAAGGTTATCCGCTTTACAAAAATATCCAGCTAATTTTATTAAACTTTATATCAAACCCATTCAAAAAGCTCACCAAAAATACGGCGTAGTAGTACCGAAGAATCCCAGAGTTTTCTTTGAAAAACATGACTATTTCGTACAATTACCTAACTTAAACGAAGAGCAAGCCACTAAGATAGTCATGGATACTTTCAGCACCACTACAGTCAGCGATTTCGGCTTTGCCATCATTCGTCATCCCCAAGCTTTAGTGTTTGATTACGAGTATATTTTCCAACCCGAACAAGAAACTATTTTCAATCAAGATTTAGGTTTCGTCAGTGAATAG